The nucleotide window TGTATAAGGGCCCGACGTATCATATACACGTACAGGTGGATTTTTTTCGCCACCAAAATCGGTGGGCGTATCAGCAAGGGTAATCTCACGCATGGGCACACGAATATCCGGACGTGAACCTTGCACATAAATTTTTCTTGAGCCGGTAAATGGCTGCACCGATGCTTTATCAACTTCCGCAGTTTGGCTAAGAATTTTTTCGACGCTGGTATTCATAGTAAAGCCCCTTGCCTAATAAAAAGAATAAAAATGATGCACAGGGCCAGAACCCTGCCCTATGTGTAATTTTTCTGAATGCAGTAATGCATTGTGTAAATAATGTTTTGCTTCTTTTACTGCATCATGAAGCGATAATGTTTTTGCTAATCCTGCAGCAATTGCCGATGCCAAAGTACAGCCCGTACCGTGGGTATTTTTTGTAGTTAGGCGCGGCATTGAAAATGCGCTCACACCCGCAGCCGTTATCAATAAATCGGTCGCCTGCTCACTGTTGGTATGCCCGCCTTTCATCAATACTGCGCGTGCGCCCAAGGCGATAATTTTTTCGCCTTGTAATTGCATTTGTTCAAGACTGGTCGCAACCGGTTCATTTAGTAATACCGCCGCTTCATGCAAATTTGGCGTGACAACACTCGCCAATGGAATCAGTTTTTCAATCAACGTATTGATCGCATCTTCTGCCAATAAACGGTCACCGCTGGTGGCGACCATCACGGGATCCAGAACAAATGGAATATGGGGGTAAGCACTCAGTGACTCCGCCACTGCAGCAATAATATCAGCCGTAGCCAGCATGCCACTTTTGATCGCGCCAACCGATAAATCACTGAGCACTGATTGGATTTGTTGCTGGACAAATACCGGAGGCACAGGAAATACACCCTGCACCCCCAAGGTATTTTGGGCAGTAAGGGAGGCAATCACACTTGCGCCAAATACCCCTAGCGCCGAAAACGTTTTTAAATCGGCTTGAATGCCTGCACCACCGCCACTGTCACTACCAGCGATGGTCAGTGCGATAGGGGTCTGTTTACCAGAGGTCTGGCCGGAAGTTTGAACAGGAGAACTCATTGGATTTCCGTTATTCATTAATCGGTAATGGCACGGAAAGGAGAGAAAAAACCACGCATGAAGACATGCTAAAACAGGAGGCTCTCGTTCCCTACGCCGGTACTAACCGGATCAGGTCGGCGGGTATATCTCAGCCAGTACATCGCACCAGCACCCCGACAAGAAAGTGGGCAGTCTATTCAAGTTGGAAGATCGAGTAAAGAAACCTTTTGGATTAAGGCCAACCTTATACAAGACATAAAAAAACGCCCACTGGCTCACCGGTGGGCGTTTTTGATTGATCCGTTTTGCGCTTATTCAGATTTTTCTGGCGACTTCAACAGACCCAACTTCCCTGCCAATAGAGCTGTTGTAGGTGCCTGAATCAGAATAGTCCCCAAGATAAAAATGAACGTAATTGCACCGACAACATCAATGCCGGGTACTTTCATACCCGCCAGAATCCCCACCAAAGCAGCGGGAATAACACCGGTTTCACGCGTCCAACTCATAAAAACCAACTCCTTCCAGGTCCACTTGGCACGGCGATCCGGGCCTGCGCACAAGAATACAGTGACGGGGCGGGCGATAAAGATAAAGATAAATAGCAGTGCAAGGCCAACGCCCAGGTATTCTTTCAGTAAATGGAAGTCCACTTGTGAGCCAAGCAGGATAAAAATAAACATACGCATCAACAATGCGGTATTACCCACATAATCTTCCAGATATTCGTGCTCATGGTGATCCAATGGCAAATTGAAAGATTCTTTATTGCCAATCATCACCCCACACGTAAACACCGCCATAAAACCAGAAGCGCCGATTTCATCTGCAAGCAGGAACACGGTAATCACCGCCAGAATAATCACAAAAGGCGTCACTTCACGGAAAATCCCAAAACTGTTGTGTGCCATCAGGAAAGCTGCGCTATAGCCAATAATCGCACCTAACACCAAACCCATACCCGCTTCATAAGCCAACTCACCGAGCGAGTGCGTCAAGCTGAAGCCCTCACCTGTGCCCATAACATAAGAAACGACTGCGAAAGTCGCTATCGCGCCCATCGCATCATTCAGCGCAGATTCGCTCATCACGGTTTGGGAAACACGGTCTTTAATAGGAACTTGTTTGAAGATCGGCACCAAGGTCGCCGGGTCGGTTGATGCGGTAAGCGCAGCCAACACCAATGCAATCGCGATGGGAATTCCCATCCACACACTGGCCACTGTCATGATGGCACCGGTGATCAACACCCCGACAGATGCAATGACCAATAACGTAATCCAAATTTCTTTCAATACCGCGAAGCGCAAAGTCGCCCCGCCTTCAAACAGCAAATAACAGGCACCAATGGTCAGGATAAGCTGGTTCATGGTGGAATCAGCCGGGACATGCAAAACGCCACCGATGGTGGGACCAAGGCCAATCCCGATAAGAAGAAACAGAACGATATCGGGTACTTTGATTTTTTTAGCAATCACTCCACCTAACAAACCGGTGAAAATAATAATTCCGACATACATAAGGTCGAGCTTGGCTATCTCTAATGCAGACATGACGACTCCAGGTTAATCGTTAAAAAACGTAAATAAAGAATGCGCGCATGCTGACAGCAAACCAATCCGACATTTATAAATTGTGTGTAAATTCCCGTCTTCATAAACACAAAAACCGGGTAAAAACCCGGTTTTTGTAAAGCCCAAACAGCGTAATAACCCGCTAGCTGGGGAAAACCAGATTGGCCAGTGTTAAGGCCACTGCATAACCACAGGTATAGGCAATCAATACCAGAGGGGTATAGCGCAAGAAGGCACCGAAAGTGAGGCCTTTCACTTTACTCATGGCAATAATCCCCGCTGCAGAACCAATTGCCAACAGCGAGCCGCCCACACCGACACCGTAAGTCAAAGCCAGCCATTCTGCCGTTGGCAAAACAGGTTCG belongs to Cellvibrio sp. pealriver and includes:
- a CDS encoding sodium:proton antiporter, whose amino-acid sequence is MSALEIAKLDLMYVGIIIFTGLLGGVIAKKIKVPDIVLFLLIGIGLGPTIGGVLHVPADSTMNQLILTIGACYLLFEGGATLRFAVLKEIWITLLVIASVGVLITGAIMTVASVWMGIPIAIALVLAALTASTDPATLVPIFKQVPIKDRVSQTVMSESALNDAMGAIATFAVVSYVMGTGEGFSLTHSLGELAYEAGMGLVLGAIIGYSAAFLMAHNSFGIFREVTPFVIILAVITVFLLADEIGASGFMAVFTCGVMIGNKESFNLPLDHHEHEYLEDYVGNTALLMRMFIFILLGSQVDFHLLKEYLGVGLALLFIFIFIARPVTVFLCAGPDRRAKWTWKELVFMSWTRETGVIPAALVGILAGMKVPGIDVVGAITFIFILGTILIQAPTTALLAGKLGLLKSPEKSE
- the thiD gene encoding bifunctional hydroxymethylpyrimidine kinase/phosphomethylpyrimidine kinase, which produces MSSPVQTSGQTSGKQTPIALTIAGSDSGGGAGIQADLKTFSALGVFGASVIASLTAQNTLGVQGVFPVPPVFVQQQIQSVLSDLSVGAIKSGMLATADIIAAVAESLSAYPHIPFVLDPVMVATSGDRLLAEDAINTLIEKLIPLASVVTPNLHEAAVLLNEPVATSLEQMQLQGEKIIALGARAVLMKGGHTNSEQATDLLITAAGVSAFSMPRLTTKNTHGTGCTLASAIAAGLAKTLSLHDAVKEAKHYLHNALLHSEKLHIGQGSGPVHHFYSFY